In Paenibacillus hexagrammi, the following are encoded in one genomic region:
- a CDS encoding helix-turn-helix domain-containing protein — translation MNMYTALIVDDEIFAVKGILSGVNWQQLGIHDVYEAYHATMAKERLQTTPVDVIICDIEMPDETGLELVEWIKIHYPEIIVIFLTCHADFSFAQKAIQLGSYDYLLKPVIFSDLEQILHGALDSINERREQKETADQLKKYQLMWEQKKTALIERFWQDILCQRLLLSHQTLEAAIEELQIPLATHTDIRLILISVEQWEKLFTARDEEIMSFALRNAAEEILIGTRSGHVVEDHKGNMIVLLYNVVMDPDQEQEQELLDACSRYMKACREYLYCVLSCYVGESVPLVDMMKSYHLLLEWEHKNVIQTNQVLLYREYGSSHHHGLQSFSLIEWADWFEKGDREKLHELVERQMMEFHEQKVTIETLEAYYHSFLQVVYYVLHRKGLQVQMLYKDGAMAELSLVTRSLSHLEQWMKQMIGSVMNLLFSKRPPNSIVQKMKDYIAANLEVDFSREDLAEHVFLNPAYISRLFRAETDMSLSDYILQERMKQASELLLSTDQPVSQIAVNLGYGNFSYFARMFKRVYGVTPQEYRKK, via the coding sequence ATGAACATGTATACAGCATTGATCGTGGATGATGAGATTTTTGCGGTGAAGGGAATTCTATCAGGTGTGAATTGGCAGCAGCTTGGCATTCACGACGTATATGAAGCCTACCATGCAACGATGGCGAAGGAGAGGCTGCAAACAACACCGGTGGATGTGATCATTTGTGATATTGAAATGCCCGACGAAACGGGACTCGAGCTGGTGGAGTGGATTAAAATTCACTATCCCGAAATCATTGTCATTTTTCTGACGTGCCACGCGGATTTTTCCTTTGCTCAGAAGGCTATTCAGCTTGGAAGCTATGATTATTTGCTGAAGCCGGTTATTTTTAGCGATCTGGAACAAATTTTGCATGGGGCGCTCGATAGCATTAACGAGAGACGCGAGCAGAAAGAAACGGCCGACCAGTTGAAAAAATATCAGCTGATGTGGGAACAAAAGAAAACAGCCCTCATCGAGCGGTTTTGGCAGGACATTCTCTGTCAGCGCTTACTTCTGAGCCATCAGACGCTGGAGGCAGCCATTGAGGAGCTTCAGATTCCGCTGGCAACGCATACGGATATAAGGCTTATTCTGATTAGTGTCGAGCAATGGGAAAAGCTATTTACTGCAAGAGATGAGGAAATTATGAGCTTTGCTCTGCGCAATGCGGCCGAGGAAATTCTGATCGGAACCAGAAGCGGGCATGTCGTAGAGGATCATAAAGGCAATATGATTGTATTGCTTTACAATGTTGTGATGGATCCTGACCAAGAGCAGGAGCAGGAGCTGCTTGATGCATGCAGCCGCTATATGAAGGCTTGCCGGGAATACTTGTACTGTGTGCTCTCGTGTTATGTCGGCGAATCCGTGCCGCTTGTGGATATGATGAAATCGTACCATCTGCTTCTGGAATGGGAACATAAGAATGTTATTCAGACCAATCAAGTACTGCTCTATAGGGAATACGGAAGCAGTCATCATCACGGGCTGCAAAGCTTCTCATTAATTGAATGGGCGGATTGGTTTGAAAAGGGAGACCGGGAAAAGCTTCATGAGCTCGTTGAACGGCAAATGATGGAGTTCCATGAGCAGAAAGTAACCATTGAAACGCTGGAAGCTTATTATCACAGTTTTTTGCAGGTTGTCTACTATGTTCTTCACCGCAAAGGGCTGCAGGTGCAAATGCTGTACAAAGACGGCGCGATGGCCGAGCTGTCCCTGGTTACGAGATCCTTATCGCATTTGGAGCAATGGATGAAGCAAATGATCGGTTCCGTCATGAACCTGCTCTTCTCCAAACGTCCGCCAAATTCGATTGTGCAAAAGATGAAGGACTATATTGCGGCGAATCTAGAGGTGGACTTCTCAAGAGAGGATCTTGCGGAGCATGTATTCTTGAATCCTGCATACATTTCCAGGCTGTTCCGGGCGGAAACCGATATGTCCTTATCTGATTACATCCTTCAGGAGAGGATGAAACAAGCGTCGGAGCTGCTGCTTAGCACAGACCAGCCTGTCAGCCAGATTGCCGTTAATCTCGGCTACGGGAATTTCTCTTATTTTGCTAGGATGTTCAAGCGAGTGTACGGGGTTACTCCACAGGAGTACCGGAAGAAGTAG
- a CDS encoding cache domain-containing sensor histidine kinase yields the protein MKKGTLRSRLILGFAMVTVPLVVLLIWNNMYAMKVVHSQVAQSNKNMLTMYMNQIDQVLEELDKYLYRTANQDNDLISLSAFDPDNPESYYAKIRTLNAMYVNTNYYKDADVLFAYSSRYDELLTAPQPYMNNERKESIKSRLIELMKDKDSRSPLLKSWVLIHQDDQYSLVRVVDTGYESFIGAWVDINRLMIPLNLLHLGESGQALFLSKEGAILNTINDKEFADKLHAKDWNVDLLKEEEPYQIVRLWENYLLVVQSSRNANMYLSVMIPERNLLEGLTFFQRINYYVPVLALAMLLLYLLFLQRFLLKPIGQLIKGMRRIYSGDLSARLNDHKLVEFMIIAETFNNMASQIEVLKIDIYEEQLRTKKAELKHLQAQIHPHFFMNSLNIVYNLAQTKSYELIQQMSIHLVKYFRFAIRTHLTSITMQEELDHIRSYLAVQQVRFPEHLAVDIHLAKELEACRIPPSTIQPLVENAMIHGFSFNQGKVFQVHIEVKPDPNDSSYITVRVSDNGKGIPLDKLQLMQSRSYFEMEGSEHVGLWNVIRRCKLYYKAETGIAMENAEPSGAIVTLRLPRLSMEE from the coding sequence ATGGAATAACATGTACGCCATGAAGGTTGTGCATTCCCAGGTAGCTCAGTCCAATAAAAACATGCTCACCATGTATATGAATCAAATCGATCAGGTGTTGGAAGAATTGGATAAGTACTTGTACCGGACGGCAAATCAGGATAACGATTTGATTTCACTGAGCGCATTCGATCCGGATAACCCGGAATCCTACTACGCCAAGATTCGTACACTGAACGCGATGTATGTGAATACGAATTATTACAAGGATGCCGATGTGCTGTTTGCCTACAGCTCCCGTTATGACGAGCTGCTCACCGCTCCGCAGCCTTATATGAACAACGAGCGGAAAGAATCGATCAAAAGCCGCTTGATTGAATTGATGAAGGACAAGGATAGCCGCAGTCCCTTGCTTAAATCCTGGGTGCTGATACACCAAGATGATCAATATTCGCTGGTTCGGGTTGTGGATACCGGCTACGAGTCGTTCATCGGTGCATGGGTGGATATTAACCGGCTGATGATTCCACTGAATTTGCTGCATCTGGGTGAAAGTGGACAAGCTTTGTTTCTTTCCAAAGAAGGCGCCATTCTGAATACGATTAATGACAAGGAATTCGCTGATAAGCTTCACGCCAAAGACTGGAACGTTGATTTATTGAAAGAAGAGGAGCCTTATCAGATCGTCCGTTTGTGGGAGAATTATTTGCTTGTCGTCCAGTCCTCGCGCAATGCGAATATGTATTTGTCTGTGATGATTCCGGAGCGAAACCTGCTCGAGGGTCTTACTTTTTTCCAAAGAATCAATTACTATGTGCCTGTTCTTGCCTTGGCTATGTTGTTATTATATTTGCTGTTCCTGCAAAGATTTTTGTTGAAACCGATCGGGCAGCTGATTAAAGGGATGAGAAGAATTTACTCCGGAGACCTGTCAGCGCGGTTGAATGATCATAAATTAGTAGAGTTCATGATTATTGCAGAAACCTTTAATAACATGGCCTCACAGATTGAGGTGCTGAAAATCGATATCTACGAGGAGCAGCTGCGTACGAAGAAAGCGGAGCTGAAGCATCTTCAGGCGCAGATTCATCCGCACTTTTTCATGAATTCCTTAAACATCGTGTATAATTTGGCCCAGACGAAAAGCTACGAGTTAATCCAGCAGATGTCCATTCATTTGGTCAAATATTTTCGTTTTGCCATCCGCACGCACTTGACATCAATTACGATGCAGGAAGAACTGGATCATATCCGCAGCTATCTGGCCGTACAGCAGGTCAGGTTTCCCGAGCATCTGGCTGTTGATATCCATCTGGCCAAAGAGCTCGAGGCCTGCCGAATTCCGCCTTCGACGATTCAGCCGCTAGTGGAGAATGCCATGATTCACGGCTTCTCTTTCAATCAAGGCAAAGTGTTCCAGGTTCACATTGAAGTAAAGCCCGACCCGAACGATAGCAGCTATATTACGGTCAGGGTCAGCGACAACGGGAAGGGTATCCCTCTCGATAAGCTTCAATTGATGCAGTCCAGGAGCTATTTCGAAATGGAAGGCAGCGAGCATGTGGGACTGTGGAACGTGATTCGCAGGTGCAAGCTGTATTACAAAGCTGAGACGGGTATTGCTATGGAGAATGCCGAGCCAAGCGGTGCAATTGTTACATTGAGACTGCCGCGTCTGAGTATGGAAGAGTGA